CGCTTGAGTTCCATGGCCTCTCGCCCCGCTTCCAGCACGGGCTCGGGTAGGGGGGAGGTGTACGCGCAATTGAAGTAGGCGATTCCGTCCGGAATGCCGAAAAGCAGGCGCTGGTTACCGATCATGGCTCCTCCTGGCGGTAGCGATGGGGGCAGGATACCCGGATACCGGGTAAGTTCAAGTGTGGGCCGTTCTTAACCACAAAGGCCGCCCGTATCCGGGCGGCCTCGGGCTCGGCGTCTTCGCCCGCTACAGAATCGGCAGGTACTTCTCGATCTCGTATTCGGTAATCTGCATGCGGTATTTGTCCCACTCGTCATGCTTGTATTCCACCAGGGCCGTGTGCAGGTGGTCGCCGAGAATGTCGCGCATGAGTGTGGATTTCTCCAAGTTGCTTACGGCCTCGTACAGGCTGCCGGGCAGCGAGGCGATGCCGTGCTTCTTCATCTCCCTCTCGCTCATGTGGAAGATGTTGTCCTCCACTGGCTTGGCCAGCTTGTATCCGTCCTCGATGCCCTTCAGGCCCACGCCCAGCATCACCGCGAAGGCCAGGTAGGGGTTGGCGGCCGGGTCAGGGCAACGAAGCTCGATGCGGGTGGCCGACTCCTTGCCTGGCTTGTACATGGGCACGCGGATGAGCGCGGAACGGTTGCGCTGGGCCCAGGCGATGTATACCGGGGCCTCGTAGCCGGGCACCAGGCGCTTGTAGGAGTTGACCCATTGGTTGGTGACGCAGGCGAACTCCGGAGCATGCTTGAGAAGACCAGCGATGTAGGCCTGGGCTTCAGTGGAGAGATGATTTGGAGAGGAGGCGTCGTAGAAGGCGTTCTTGGAGCCCTTGAACAGCGACTGATGCACGTGCATGCCAGAGCCGTTCTCGCCGAAAAGCGGCTTGGGCATGAAAGAGGCGTAGCAGCCGTGCTTGCGGGCCACTTCCTTGACCACCACGCGATAGGTGATGGCCGTGTCCGCCATGGCCAGGGCCTCGTTGTAGCGCAGGTCGATCTCGTGCTGGGACGGCGCCACCTCGTGGTGGGAGTATTCTACGGCGATGCCCATGGATTCCAGGGCGAAAATAATGTCGCGGCGAACGTCGTTGGCCAAGTCCAGGGGGGGGGCGTCAAAGTAGCCGCCCTTGTCGAGGATCTTCGGTTCGGAAGCGCTGGAGAAGAGGAAGAACTCAAGCTCTGGACCAACGAAGTAGGTATAGCCGAGGTCAGCCGCTTTCTTGAGCATTTTCTTGAGCACGTAGCGCGAATCCGCGGCGAACGGGGTCCCGTCGGGATTCTTCACATCGCAGAAGAGCCGGGCCACCGGACGGTCCGACGGGCGCCAGGCCACCAGCTGAAAAGTGGTGGGGTCGGGAAAGGCCACCATGTCCGATTCGTGGATTTTGGTGAACCCGGTGATGGAAGAGCCGTCGAAGCCCATACCCTCGTCGAAGGCCGCTTCCAGCTCCCTGGGGGTGATCTGGAAGCTTTTGAGCATTCCCAAGATGTCTATGAACCAGAACTGCACGAAAGAGACGTTATAGTCTTTTACCGCCTTGAGCACATCGTCAGCGTTCTTACACTTGAACACCGCCATGTTTGTCCTCCAAGTAAGGTCGTTTTTGGGTTCCCCTGGTTCAATGCGGGGATTTGCTTTTTTACTCCAAAGGGTGGCCTGCTTCAAGGCGAAAAGGTGGATTTCGTTGACAAAAATGTAACCACTTGCCTCGTTTGACAGCATAAACGCTCGAAATACAGCTCCTTATGCCGCAGCGGAACACCATGGTCCGCCCTAACCCGAATCCTGTTCGAACATTCTCTTTAGCAGTATCCGCAAAGTCCCATGGCTTCTTTCATCCAGACGGGAGATACCCGAAGCCACGGTTGCTTCGCGGGCGCGCCGGAATTCCTCGGCAGTAAGCGTACGGTCGAGCCCGGGCAAGGAGCAGGCATCCGCGCAGGGACGGTACTGGTCCATGAGGTTGACGTAGGTTTCGGTGGAGAGTTCTGTCGCCAGAAAATTCATCCACCCGGCTGTTCCGGCCAATTCTCCCGGAAGAACGAGATGGCGCACCAGAAGCCCTCGTTCGGCCACTCCATGCTTGTTCAGGCACAAATCCCCCACCTGGGCGTGCATGGCCGTGAGGGTCTGCCGGGCTCGCTCAGGATAATCCGCTGCCCCGCACAACTTGGCCGCCACAACAGGGTCCCAGAACTTCACGTCCGGCATGTAGATGTCCACTACTCTCTGAAGCAGTGCGAGCGTTTCCAGGCTGTCATACCCGCCCGAGTTGTACACCAGCGGCAGGCACAGACCACCTTCCACCGCCAAGGGGAGGGCTTCGAGTATCTGGGCAGTGACATGGCTTGGAGTGACCAGGTTGATATTGGACGCGCCCCTAGCCTGAAGGTCGAGCATGATGGCGGCCAATTCGCTGGCCGACACCTCGATTCCGGATTCCGGGCTTCGGCTGATGTCGGAATTCTGGCAGAACACGCATCTGAGATTGCACCCCGAAAAGAAAATCGTGCCCGAACCGCCTTGCCCAACAAGGCACTCCTCCTCGCCGAAATGAAGACAATGGCTGGCCACCCGCGCCAGGCGCCCAACCCCGCAAGAGCCGATTTCCCCATCAAGCCTGTTCACCCCGCAGATACGGGGACAGATCCGGCATTCGCGCATCAGGGCCAACGCAGCCTCTGCTCTGGGTTTGAGCAAGCCTTGGGCATTGAGAGCGACGTAAGAGGGGGCCATGAGAGCCTCGTACAGGTAAGGCAGATCCTTCCGAGCCATGAGACGCAGGGAGACTGGACCAGAACAAGCGCAGATAACCTCGCGCAAACAGCGAACTATTCTCTTCAGTGCTCCGGCTGGTTCACGACGATTGTTCAGTAAATGAGAAGCCCCCCTCCCGCAAGGGGAGGGGGGCTCTGACAGAGCAGACGCATGAAGCGCCTGCCGGAGGTGTTTAGGTTGGTTGACCGGTTGCCTGCGTCCAGTGCCTATCCGAAGAACCGCGCCGGGATATCACGTCTCATTCTTCTGCTTCCGGTACCGCCCTGAGGCTCGGTATTCCGGAACACTTCCACCCGGCGTCCCGGGGCTTTCAGCCCCATTTTCAGGTTGGTTGCTCGGTTGCCTGTGTCCAGTGCCTGCCGAAAAACCGATCCGCGCGGTTCAGACACTTACTCCTGCCTGACCCTGGGAGCGTCCTTTTCATCCGCTTCCCTTGGGGTGTTCTCCGCCCGGAATCTTTGGGCCTCGGGCCCCGCGGAGATAGCGGTTCGTCGTGATCCCTCCTTTTCGGGTTGGGCCGGTTCCGCTCGATCTCCGCACGTAAAATAAAAAATAGACATCGTTCCGGAGATGGCAAGAGGGGGAAAGCAAATTATTTTTCCGATACACTCTGGAGGCTAAAATCCAGAAATCGAACTCCATCCGTATCCTCACCAGTGAATGCCGAAAAACTCCCATCCCTGAAGAGTTCAAAACGGAGCGTCAGAAACCTGTAGGGACGATCACGGACAAGCTCTATCTTCTCGTGTCCTCGCATGTCGGGCCCTACGCTCTCGAATGAAAATGAATCCGCATAGGGTTCATCATCAAAACGGCACTGAACACCAAAGCGGTTTCCAGCGCGACGATTTGAATAGCCGAAATGAACGACTATTCTTTGCGGGACGTTTGAATAGTTCTCGAATGTGAACTCCGCAAATCCTGTTCGGCCCGCCTCGGTGGCTATTAGAATATCCTCAAGCACTGGCTGGCATGCGACATATTCCATGCGGTGGACATAAGTCATGAAATCATGAGGAGCAGCAGTGATCCTCTGTTTGAAAGGCAGGTTTATAAGGCTGATGACAGGTTCTCTGGTCAAAACTTCCTGCTGAGATCCAGTGTCTGAAGACTGCAATATCACAACCCCATCATGTGAAACCAGCCGTTGTGCTCGCAAGGGATTGGAAGTGGCAAACTGGTCCAGGT
The sequence above is drawn from the Desulfovibrio sp. genome and encodes:
- a CDS encoding 4Fe-4S cluster-binding domain-containing protein; translated protein: MAPSYVALNAQGLLKPRAEAALALMRECRICPRICGVNRLDGEIGSCGVGRLARVASHCLHFGEEECLVGQGGSGTIFFSGCNLRCVFCQNSDISRSPESGIEVSASELAAIMLDLQARGASNINLVTPSHVTAQILEALPLAVEGGLCLPLVYNSGGYDSLETLALLQRVVDIYMPDVKFWDPVVAAKLCGAADYPERARQTLTAMHAQVGDLCLNKHGVAERGLLVRHLVLPGELAGTAGWMNFLATELSTETYVNLMDQYRPCADACSLPGLDRTLTAEEFRRAREATVASGISRLDERSHGTLRILLKRMFEQDSG
- a CDS encoding glutamine synthetase, producing the protein MAVFKCKNADDVLKAVKDYNVSFVQFWFIDILGMLKSFQITPRELEAAFDEGMGFDGSSITGFTKIHESDMVAFPDPTTFQLVAWRPSDRPVARLFCDVKNPDGTPFAADSRYVLKKMLKKAADLGYTYFVGPELEFFLFSSASEPKILDKGGYFDAPPLDLANDVRRDIIFALESMGIAVEYSHHEVAPSQHEIDLRYNEALAMADTAITYRVVVKEVARKHGCYASFMPKPLFGENGSGMHVHQSLFKGSKNAFYDASSPNHLSTEAQAYIAGLLKHAPEFACVTNQWVNSYKRLVPGYEAPVYIAWAQRNRSALIRVPMYKPGKESATRIELRCPDPAANPYLAFAVMLGVGLKGIEDGYKLAKPVEDNIFHMSEREMKKHGIASLPGSLYEAVSNLEKSTLMRDILGDHLHTALVEYKHDEWDKYRMQITEYEIEKYLPIL